In one Streptomyces sp. NBC_01241 genomic region, the following are encoded:
- the fomD gene encoding cytidylyl-2-hydroxypropylphosphonate hydrolase: MAGTEYIERVGHWAPGEQILWRYRGNGPLPGEAAPGPAPCPVHICRPVTVVQDTDELLAVWVAPGTECVKPVLADGTEVHDEPLATRYTAPRTTARSAWLGNGVLKLARPGDPWSVWLFWDPGWRFRSWYVNLEEPRTRWAGGVDSEDHFLDISVYPDHSWVWRDEDEFAQAQRVGLLAPRTAQRVREAGRAAVEVIRDWGAPFRDGWENWRPDPQWRVPALPDDWDRTPSPMAS, translated from the coding sequence ATGGCAGGTACGGAGTACATCGAGCGCGTCGGGCACTGGGCTCCGGGCGAGCAGATCCTGTGGCGTTATCGCGGCAACGGCCCGCTGCCCGGGGAAGCCGCGCCGGGCCCCGCCCCGTGCCCGGTCCACATCTGCCGGCCCGTCACCGTCGTGCAGGACACCGACGAGTTGCTCGCCGTGTGGGTCGCGCCCGGCACCGAGTGCGTGAAGCCGGTACTGGCCGACGGCACCGAGGTGCACGACGAGCCGCTCGCCACCCGCTACACCGCCCCGCGCACCACCGCCCGCTCGGCCTGGCTCGGCAACGGCGTGCTGAAGCTCGCCCGTCCCGGTGATCCCTGGTCGGTGTGGCTGTTCTGGGATCCCGGCTGGAGATTCCGCAGCTGGTACGTGAACCTGGAGGAACCCCGCACCCGCTGGGCGGGCGGCGTCGACTCCGAGGATCACTTTCTCGACATCTCCGTCTACCCGGACCACAGCTGGGTCTGGCGCGACGAGGACGAGTTCGCCCAGGCGCAGCGGGTCGGTCTGCTGGCCCCGCGGACCGCTCAACGGGTGCGGGAGGCGGGCCGCGCGGCCGTCGAGGTCATCCGGGACTGGGGCGCGCCGTTCCGGGACGGCTGGGAGAACTGGCGGCCCGATCCGCAGTGGCGCGTTCCGGCGCTCCCGGATGACTGGGACCGTACCCCCTCCCCCATGGCCTCGTGA
- a CDS encoding transglycosylase domain-containing protein: MGRADARRAQRHESRRAAKSGGIRRLFTWRKMLGTFFGFCLLIMGAFVALYMYVDIPKANALAERQSNVYQYSDGTVLARTGDGVNRQIVDLAEVPKDVQHTFVAAENKSFYKDKGVDLKGTARGLLNTLSGKGKQGGSTITQQYVKNYYLTQDPTISRKLRELVISLKVDQRTSKDDILAGYINTAYYGRGASGIQAAAQAYYGVDAKDLNVSQGAYLAATLQAPSQYDWATATATGKRLVKERWGYTLDNMVEMHWLDKAERDTLKFPVPGKPKPAPGMEGQTGYLVDAANKELNEQGVTPEMRLAGGWTFTLNIDKKRQKALEEAVDRQLESKLDRKNNKVDATVQAGATSVDPKTGAVVALYGGVDYVKHYVSNATRRDYQPASTFKPLVFASALENESKTQDGDLIGVNTRYDGTSRRPVVGSDTPYNPQNEDNRSYGNVTVQTAMNKSINSVFAQMVVDVGPAKVKETGLALGLPDKNFPERPAITLGTMNASTWDMAGAYATLDNHGKKVTPFIVKSAKHRDRTVEPVKGIGSQVISRKSADTVTSVLTGVVDSGSGQAAKTSAYEAAGKTGTAEENKAALFAGYTPELTTVVALFGESPNKGGAQVSLTGTANSGRANGGGFPAQIWADYTLGALGGGSTARFDLQDVEHGEVTVPASPSTTTSPSQSPAPSSSQPSTPPVQSPSAPPSESASQSPEPPPSQSPDVPLPSETPIPPGDGLSSGWPGNNQANNNPAGQ, from the coding sequence ATGGGTCGAGCGGATGCGCGACGAGCCCAGCGGCATGAGTCGCGGCGGGCTGCGAAGAGCGGCGGCATACGCAGACTCTTCACCTGGCGGAAGATGCTGGGCACGTTCTTCGGGTTCTGCCTGCTGATCATGGGCGCCTTCGTGGCGCTGTACATGTACGTGGACATACCCAAGGCCAACGCCCTGGCCGAGCGGCAGAGCAACGTCTACCAGTACAGCGACGGCACCGTGCTGGCCCGGACCGGTGACGGGGTCAACCGTCAGATCGTGGACCTGGCCGAGGTCCCCAAGGACGTGCAGCACACCTTCGTCGCCGCCGAGAACAAGTCCTTCTACAAGGACAAGGGCGTCGATCTGAAGGGCACCGCGCGTGGCCTCCTCAACACCCTCAGCGGCAAGGGCAAGCAGGGTGGCTCGACCATCACCCAGCAGTACGTGAAGAACTACTACCTGACGCAGGACCCGACGATCAGCCGGAAGCTCAGGGAACTGGTGATCTCCCTCAAGGTCGACCAGAGGACGAGCAAGGACGACATCCTCGCCGGATACATCAACACCGCCTACTACGGGCGCGGCGCGAGCGGGATCCAGGCCGCCGCACAGGCCTACTACGGGGTCGATGCCAAGGACCTCAACGTCTCGCAGGGCGCCTATCTCGCCGCGACGCTCCAGGCCCCCAGCCAGTACGACTGGGCGACCGCGACAGCGACCGGCAAGAGGCTCGTCAAGGAGCGCTGGGGTTACACGCTCGACAACATGGTCGAGATGCACTGGCTCGACAAGGCCGAGCGCGACACCCTGAAGTTCCCCGTCCCGGGCAAGCCCAAGCCCGCCCCCGGCATGGAGGGCCAGACCGGATACCTCGTCGATGCGGCCAACAAGGAGCTGAACGAGCAGGGCGTCACCCCTGAGATGCGGCTGGCCGGCGGCTGGACCTTCACCCTCAACATCGACAAGAAGCGGCAGAAGGCGCTGGAGGAGGCGGTCGACCGCCAACTGGAGTCCAAGCTCGACCGCAAGAACAACAAGGTCGACGCGACCGTCCAGGCGGGTGCCACCTCCGTCGACCCGAAGACCGGTGCCGTCGTCGCCCTCTACGGCGGCGTGGACTACGTCAAGCACTACGTCTCCAATGCCACCCGCCGGGACTACCAGCCCGCCTCCACCTTCAAGCCGCTGGTGTTCGCCTCCGCGCTGGAGAACGAGTCGAAGACCCAGGACGGCGATCTGATCGGCGTCAACACCCGCTACGACGGCACCAGCAGGCGGCCGGTCGTGGGCAGCGACACCCCGTACAACCCGCAGAACGAGGACAACCGGAGCTACGGCAACGTCACCGTGCAGACGGCGATGAACAAGTCGATCAACTCCGTCTTCGCGCAGATGGTGGTCGACGTCGGCCCCGCCAAGGTGAAGGAGACCGGGCTCGCCCTCGGGCTGCCGGACAAGAACTTCCCCGAGCGGCCCGCGATCACCCTCGGCACGATGAACGCCTCGACCTGGGACATGGCGGGGGCCTACGCCACGCTGGACAACCACGGCAAGAAGGTCACCCCCTTCATCGTGAAGTCCGCCAAGCACCGCGACCGCACGGTCGAGCCGGTCAAGGGCATCGGCAGCCAGGTGATCAGCCGGAAGTCCGCCGACACCGTCACCTCCGTCCTGACGGGGGTCGTGGACAGCGGCTCGGGCCAGGCGGCCAAGACCTCGGCGTACGAGGCCGCGGGCAAGACGGGCACCGCCGAGGAGAACAAGGCGGCCCTCTTCGCGGGCTACACCCCGGAGCTCACCACCGTCGTCGCGCTGTTCGGCGAGTCACCCAACAAGGGCGGCGCCCAGGTCAGCCTGACCGGTACCGCCAACTCCGGCCGCGCCAACGGTGGCGGCTTCCCGGCGCAGATCTGGGCGGACTACACCCTCGGCGCACTGGGCGGCGGCTCCACCGCGCGGTTCGATCTGCAGGACGTCGAGCACGGCGAGGTCACCGTACCGGCCAGCCCGTCGACGACCACCTCGCCGTCGCAGAGCCCCGCCCCGTCGTCGTCCCAGCCGTCGACCCCGCCGGTGCAGAGCCCGAGCGCCCCGCCCAGCGAGTCGGCCAGCCAGTCGCCCGAGCCGCCGCCGAGCCAGTCGCCGGACGTGCCGCTGCCGAGCGAGACCCCGATCCCGCCGGGCGACGGACTGAGCTCCGGATGGCCGGGCAACAACCAGGCCAACAACAACCCGGCCGGGCAGTGA
- a CDS encoding catalase yields the protein MKTKNTPYTTNNAGNPVESDEHSLTVGSDGPILLQDHYLIEKMAQFNRERVPERVVHAKGSGAYGFFKVTNDVSQFTKADLFQPGKQTAMLARFSTVAGEQGSPDTWRDPRGFALKFYTEHGNYDMVGNNTPIFFVRDPMKFQDFIRSQKRRPDSAMRDHDMQWDFWTLSPESAHMVTWLMGDRGIPKTYRNMNGYSSHTYMWVNAGGEKFWVKYRFKTDQGIDFYPQAEADEVAGIDGDVHRRDLFESIKRGDHPSWTLYVQIMPFEDAPDYRFNPFDLTKVWPHGDYPEIEVGRMTLNENPEDFFVHIEQASFEPSNLVPGIGPSPDKMLLGRLFSYPDTHRYRIGPNYAQLPPNRPRFGRNSYAKDGPMRYEPTRTGAVYAPNSYGGPAADTERFGDPAGWATAGEMVHEAYKLHREDDDWGQAGTMVRKVLDDAARDRLVSNISGHLLDGVSAPVLKRALQYWRNVDKDLGDRIAQKVNGG from the coding sequence ATGAAGACCAAGAACACCCCCTACACCACGAACAACGCCGGTAACCCGGTGGAGAGCGACGAACACTCGCTCACCGTCGGATCCGACGGACCGATCCTGCTCCAGGACCACTACCTCATCGAGAAGATGGCCCAGTTCAACCGTGAACGGGTCCCCGAGCGCGTGGTCCACGCCAAGGGCTCCGGCGCCTACGGCTTCTTCAAGGTGACCAACGACGTCAGCCAGTTCACCAAGGCCGACCTCTTCCAACCGGGCAAGCAGACCGCCATGCTCGCCCGCTTCTCCACGGTCGCCGGCGAACAGGGCTCCCCCGACACCTGGCGCGACCCCCGTGGGTTCGCTCTGAAGTTCTACACGGAGCACGGCAACTACGACATGGTCGGCAACAACACGCCGATCTTCTTCGTGCGCGACCCGATGAAGTTCCAGGACTTCATCCGTTCGCAGAAGCGCCGCCCGGACAGCGCGATGCGCGACCACGACATGCAGTGGGACTTCTGGACGCTCTCCCCCGAGTCCGCGCACATGGTGACGTGGCTCATGGGCGACCGGGGCATCCCGAAAACGTACCGCAACATGAACGGCTACAGCTCGCACACCTATATGTGGGTGAATGCCGGCGGCGAGAAGTTCTGGGTCAAGTACCGCTTCAAGACCGACCAGGGCATCGACTTCTACCCGCAGGCCGAGGCCGACGAGGTGGCGGGCATCGACGGCGATGTCCACCGCCGCGACCTCTTCGAGTCGATCAAGCGCGGTGACCACCCGAGCTGGACGCTGTACGTCCAGATCATGCCGTTCGAGGACGCCCCGGACTACCGGTTCAACCCGTTCGACCTCACGAAGGTGTGGCCGCACGGCGACTACCCGGAGATCGAAGTCGGGCGGATGACGCTCAACGAGAACCCGGAGGACTTCTTCGTCCACATCGAGCAGGCGTCGTTCGAGCCGTCGAACCTGGTGCCCGGCATCGGCCCGTCGCCCGACAAGATGCTGCTCGGCCGGCTTTTCTCGTACCCGGACACCCACCGGTACCGGATCGGCCCGAACTACGCGCAGCTGCCCCCGAACCGTCCGCGGTTCGGCCGGAACTCGTACGCGAAGGACGGCCCCATGCGGTACGAGCCGACGCGTACGGGAGCGGTCTACGCACCGAACTCGTACGGCGGTCCGGCGGCGGACACCGAGCGCTTCGGCGACCCTGCGGGCTGGGCCACGGCGGGCGAGATGGTGCACGAGGCGTACAAGCTGCACCGCGAGGACGACGACTGGGGCCAGGCGGGCACGATGGTGCGCAAGGTCCTGGACGACGCGGCCCGCGATCGGCTGGTGTCGAACATTTCCGGCCATCTGCTGGACGGGGTGAGCGCCCCGGTCCTGAAGCGGGCGCTGCAGTACTGGCGCAACGTGGACAAGGACCTCGGCGACCGGATCGCCCAGAAGGTCAACGGCGGCTGA
- a CDS encoding M18 family aminopeptidase, producing MTPLPHRSHADDLLSFIRASPSPYHAVASAAQRLEKAGFRELHGTADWTGTTGGSFVARDGALIAWYVPEGAPAHTPFRIVGTHTDSPNLRVKPTPDTGSAGWRQVAVEVYGGVPLNTWLDRDLGISGRLALRGPGGGVGSRLVQIDEPLLRVPQLAIHLDRTVNEGLALDRQRHLAPLWALGAPEEGALLRRVAEAAEVERADVLGWDLMLHDIQPPGYLGADREFVVSARLDNLVSVHAGVTALAGAATAAQEPSYVPVLAAFDHEEVGSGSHTGAQSPLLERVLGRSVTARGGSPEDWSRALSGSFCVSADMAHAVHPNYAERHDPGHHPLPNDGATVKVNVNQRYATDSTGMAVFAAACERAAAPWQPFVSNNAMPCGTSIGPLTAARLGVPTVDVGVPGLSMHSARELCGAADPGHLAAVLGAFVTSG from the coding sequence ATGACGCCGCTTCCCCACCGCAGCCACGCCGACGACCTGCTGTCGTTCATCAGGGCCAGCCCTTCCCCGTACCACGCGGTGGCGAGCGCCGCCCAGCGCCTGGAGAAGGCCGGCTTCCGTGAACTGCACGGCACGGCCGACTGGACGGGCACGACCGGCGGCAGCTTCGTCGCCCGCGACGGCGCCCTGATCGCCTGGTACGTCCCCGAGGGCGCCCCGGCCCACACCCCGTTCCGGATCGTCGGCACCCACACCGACTCCCCGAATCTACGGGTCAAGCCCACCCCCGACACCGGGTCCGCGGGCTGGCGGCAGGTCGCCGTGGAGGTCTACGGCGGCGTGCCGCTGAACACCTGGCTCGACCGCGATCTCGGCATCTCCGGGCGGCTGGCGCTGCGCGGCCCCGGCGGCGGCGTCGGGTCCCGGCTGGTCCAGATCGACGAACCGCTGTTGCGGGTGCCCCAGTTGGCCATCCACCTGGACCGCACGGTCAATGAGGGGCTCGCCCTCGACCGGCAGCGCCATCTCGCCCCACTGTGGGCGCTCGGGGCGCCCGAGGAGGGCGCGTTGCTGCGCCGGGTCGCGGAGGCCGCGGAGGTGGAGAGGGCGGATGTCCTCGGCTGGGACCTGATGCTCCATGACATCCAGCCGCCCGGGTATCTCGGCGCGGACCGGGAGTTCGTGGTGTCCGCGCGGCTGGACAATCTGGTGTCGGTGCACGCCGGCGTCACGGCTCTGGCGGGTGCGGCGACCGCGGCGCAGGAGCCCTCGTACGTCCCCGTCCTGGCGGCCTTCGACCACGAGGAGGTCGGCAGCGGTTCGCACACCGGTGCGCAGAGCCCGCTGCTGGAACGGGTCCTCGGCCGCTCGGTCACCGCGCGCGGCGGCAGCCCCGAGGACTGGTCCCGTGCCCTGTCCGGTTCCTTCTGCGTCTCCGCCGACATGGCGCACGCGGTCCACCCCAACTACGCGGAACGGCACGACCCGGGCCACCACCCGCTGCCCAACGACGGCGCCACGGTCAAGGTCAACGTCAACCAGCGGTACGCCACCGACAGCACCGGCATGGCGGTGTTCGCGGCCGCGTGCGAGCGGGCGGCGGCGCCGTGGCAGCCGTTCGTCTCCAACAACGCGATGCCGTGCGGCACCTCGATCGGCCCGCTCACCGCGGCCCGGCTGGGTGTGCCGACGGTCGACGTGGGGGTGCCGGGGCTGTCCATGCACTCCGCGCGCGAGCTGTGCGGGGCCGCGGACCCCGGCCACCTGGCCGCCGTCCTGGGCGCGTTCGTGACGTCCGGCTGA
- a CDS encoding class II fumarate hydratase, with amino-acid sequence MDESQFGPQYPTGVTYFRVEHDSMGEVRVPVDAKWRAQTQRAVENFPISGQRLERAHIEALARIKAAAAKVNAELNVLDPDIALAIQEAAEEVAEGRWDAQFPIDIFQTGSGTSSNMNTNEVVATLATERLGREVHPNDHVNASQSSNDVFPSSIHIAATAAVTGELIPALDHLAAALERKSAEFATVVKAGRTHLMDATPVTLGQEFGGYAAQIRYGIERLRVSLPRLAELPLGGTAVGTGINTPPRFSAAVIAEVARVTGLPLTEARDHFEAQGARDGLVETSGQLRTLAVSLTKISNDLRWMASGPRTGLAEISLPDLQPGSSIMPGKVNPVIPEAVLMVAAQVMGNDQTVAVAGAAGNFELNVMLPVIAKNLLESVRLLTHASRLLADRTIDGITANVERAREYAESSPSVVTPLNKYIGYEEAAKVAKRSLAERRTIREVVLDSGYVERGDLTVKQLDEALDVLRMTRP; translated from the coding sequence ATGGACGAGTCACAGTTCGGTCCGCAGTACCCCACAGGAGTTACGTATTTCCGCGTCGAGCACGACTCGATGGGCGAGGTGAGGGTGCCCGTGGACGCCAAGTGGCGGGCCCAGACGCAGCGCGCGGTGGAGAATTTCCCGATCTCCGGGCAGCGCCTGGAGCGGGCCCACATCGAGGCCCTGGCCCGGATCAAGGCGGCCGCGGCCAAAGTGAACGCCGAGCTGAACGTGCTCGACCCGGACATCGCCCTGGCCATCCAGGAGGCCGCCGAGGAGGTCGCCGAAGGGCGCTGGGACGCGCAGTTCCCGATCGACATCTTCCAGACCGGATCCGGCACCTCGTCCAACATGAACACCAACGAGGTCGTGGCCACCCTCGCCACCGAGCGCCTGGGCCGCGAGGTCCACCCGAACGACCACGTCAACGCCTCGCAGTCGTCCAACGACGTCTTCCCGTCGTCCATCCACATCGCCGCGACCGCCGCCGTCACCGGCGAGCTGATCCCGGCGCTGGACCATCTGGCCGCCGCGCTGGAGCGCAAGTCCGCCGAGTTCGCGACGGTCGTGAAGGCGGGCCGTACGCACCTGATGGACGCCACGCCCGTGACCCTGGGCCAGGAGTTCGGCGGCTACGCGGCGCAGATCCGGTACGGCATCGAGCGGCTGCGCGTCTCCCTCCCGCGCCTCGCCGAACTACCGCTGGGCGGTACGGCCGTCGGTACCGGCATCAACACCCCGCCCCGCTTCTCCGCCGCCGTCATCGCCGAGGTCGCCCGCGTCACCGGGCTGCCGCTCACCGAGGCCAGGGACCACTTCGAGGCACAGGGCGCGCGGGACGGGCTCGTCGAGACGTCCGGCCAGCTCCGTACCCTCGCCGTCTCGCTCACCAAGATCTCCAACGATCTGCGCTGGATGGCGTCCGGACCCCGCACCGGTCTGGCCGAGATCAGCCTGCCCGATCTCCAGCCGGGCTCGTCGATCATGCCGGGGAAGGTGAATCCGGTCATTCCCGAGGCCGTCCTGATGGTCGCGGCCCAGGTGATGGGCAACGACCAGACGGTCGCCGTCGCGGGCGCGGCGGGCAACTTCGAACTGAATGTGATGCTTCCGGTCATCGCGAAGAATCTCCTGGAGTCGGTACGGCTGCTGACCCATGCCTCCCGGCTGCTCGCGGACCGCACGATCGACGGGATCACCGCGAACGTGGAGCGGGCCAGGGAGTACGCCGAGTCCTCACCGTCCGTCGTCACCCCGCTGAACAAGTACATCGGGTACGAGGAGGCGGCGAAGGTCGCCAAGAGGTCCCTCGCGGAACGCCGGACGATCCGCGAAGTGGTGCTGGACTCGGGATATGTCGAGCGCGGCGACCTCACCGTGAAGCAGCTCGACGAGGCGCTGGACGTCTTGCGCATGACCCGCCCGTGA
- a CDS encoding SpoIIE family protein phosphatase, whose protein sequence is MTEHPTSHEGRQPLAARSQERTRPRQQDAASAASPATAAIPGPATAPGAGANPAAVAASAAPAASAPPAASAAPAANPGPAGLDPQAPARREGDRLRFVGAATRRIARGIDLDEIVLGLCRASVPTFSDAILVYLRDPLPVGDERPVSPFVLRLRRSDRLRLNEEEAGTSSEIERLRLPAIDPHGDLPPAAELCEVRSGGALTEVLRGVRPVFGDSAAARAALPELLGAGRAVPTGHRAILAPLRGRQRVIGAAVFLRGTERPPFEANDLLVAAQLATHTALGIDKAMLYGREAYIADELQRTMLPDSLPQPTGVRLASRYLPAAETARVGGDWYDAIPLPGSRVALVVGDVMGHSMTSAAIMGQLRTTAQTLAGLDLPPQEVLHHLDEQAQRLGSDRMATCLYAVYDPVAHRITIANAGHPPPVLLHLGGRAEVLRVPPGAPIGVGGVDFEAVELDAPAGATLLLYTDGLVESRLRDVWTGIEMLRERLAATARLTGPDHSPPLEALCDDVLDMLGPGDRDDDIALLAARFDGIAPSDVAYWHLEPEETAPGRARRLARRALSRWGLDDLSDSVELLVSEVVTNAVRYAERPVTLRLLRTDILRCEVGDDAPQLPRQRRARDMDEGGRGLFLVNRLARRWGATRLSTGKVVWFEMPVRGQ, encoded by the coding sequence GTGACGGAGCATCCCACCTCCCACGAAGGCCGGCAGCCTCTCGCCGCCCGGTCGCAGGAACGCACCCGGCCGCGGCAGCAGGATGCCGCGTCGGCCGCTTCTCCTGCCACCGCCGCGATTCCCGGCCCCGCCACGGCGCCGGGCGCCGGAGCGAATCCGGCGGCAGTCGCGGCTTCCGCTGCGCCCGCGGCTTCTGCGCCTCCGGCGGCTTCGGCGGCTCCCGCCGCGAACCCCGGCCCCGCAGGGCTCGACCCCCAGGCACCGGCCCGTCGCGAGGGCGACCGGCTGCGTTTCGTGGGGGCGGCCACCCGGCGGATCGCCCGCGGCATAGACCTGGACGAGATCGTGCTCGGCCTGTGCCGGGCCAGCGTGCCGACGTTCTCCGACGCCATACTGGTCTACCTCCGCGACCCGCTCCCGGTCGGCGACGAGCGGCCGGTCTCCCCTTTCGTGCTGCGGCTGCGCCGGTCCGACCGGCTGCGGCTGAACGAGGAGGAGGCAGGGACCTCGTCCGAGATCGAACGCCTGCGGCTGCCCGCCATCGATCCGCACGGCGATCTGCCGCCCGCGGCCGAGCTGTGCGAGGTCCGCTCGGGCGGCGCGCTCACCGAGGTGCTGCGCGGGGTGCGGCCGGTCTTCGGGGACTCCGCGGCAGCCCGCGCCGCGCTGCCCGAACTGCTCGGCGCCGGCCGGGCCGTACCCACCGGACACCGTGCGATCCTCGCTCCGCTGCGCGGCCGGCAGCGGGTGATCGGCGCCGCCGTCTTCCTGCGCGGGACCGAACGGCCGCCCTTCGAGGCCAATGACCTGCTGGTCGCCGCCCAGTTGGCGACGCACACCGCGCTCGGCATCGACAAGGCCATGCTGTACGGCCGCGAGGCGTACATCGCCGACGAGCTCCAGCGCACCATGCTGCCCGACTCGCTGCCGCAGCCGACCGGCGTCCGGCTCGCCTCCCGCTATCTCCCGGCCGCCGAGACGGCCCGGGTCGGCGGCGACTGGTACGACGCGATCCCGCTGCCCGGGAGCAGGGTCGCCCTGGTCGTCGGGGACGTCATGGGCCACTCCATGACGTCGGCAGCGATCATGGGCCAGCTGCGCACCACCGCGCAGACCCTCGCCGGGCTCGACCTGCCGCCGCAGGAGGTGCTGCACCACCTCGACGAGCAGGCGCAGCGGCTCGGCAGCGACCGCATGGCGACGTGCCTCTACGCGGTCTACGACCCCGTCGCACACCGCATCACCATCGCCAACGCCGGGCATCCGCCGCCCGTCCTGCTCCACCTGGGCGGTCGCGCGGAGGTGCTGCGGGTGCCGCCCGGCGCCCCGATCGGCGTCGGCGGGGTGGACTTCGAGGCCGTCGAGCTGGACGCGCCCGCGGGCGCCACGCTGCTGCTGTACACCGACGGTCTGGTGGAGTCCCGGCTGCGGGACGTCTGGACCGGGATCGAGATGCTGCGCGAACGGCTCGCCGCCACCGCCCGGCTGACGGGCCCGGACCACTCGCCGCCGCTGGAGGCGCTGTGCGACGACGTCCTGGACATGCTCGGCCCCGGTGACCGGGACGACGACATCGCGCTGCTCGCCGCCCGGTTCGACGGGATCGCGCCGAGTGATGTCGCGTACTGGCACCTGGAACCGGAGGAAACCGCTCCGGGGCGGGCCCGCAGGCTGGCCCGCCGGGCGCTGAGCCGCTGGGGGCTCGACGATCTCTCCGACTCAGTGGAGCTGCTGGTCAGCGAGGTGGTGACCAACGCCGTGCGCTACGCGGAGCGGCCGGTGACGCTGCGGCTGCTGCGTACCGACATCCTGCGCTGCGAGGTCGGCGACGACGCCCCGCAGCTGCCCCGGCAGCGCCGGGCCCGGGACATGGACGAGGGTGGCCGCGGCCTGTTCCTCGTGAACCGGCTGGCCCGGCGGTGGGGGGCCACGCGGCTGTCCACGGGCAAGGTCGTCTGGTTCGAGATGCCGGTCCGGGGCCAGTAG
- a CDS encoding ricin-type beta-trefoil lectin domain protein — translation MRRTKHRLRCTVAAAAAMAAALGGMAAAAGPAGAADRSATTTTASTPLSPELETIRAAEATRLYGDPAERPLADRKTGLISLGDSEISGEGVGTYEAGTNGPDNWCHRSPDSAIHRTGIPADVTYNVSCSGAYTGNIVIGGSKQYADELVQSDNLAIKARNTRIKMIVLVAGANDDLQFGPVMTDCVTRWVLSQGTCQPKYEGGWQARVDGLVPKVEKTVRDLRTVMSDAGYGNGDYKLVVMGYPSPIGPDFYDNPNFPGKLPGGCAGYDSDAAWGRNVAVPAFERGMRKAAADTGAVYLDNSRLFHGHEVCSDDTWARGLYIDLSNFPPDSNSVRQSFHPNARGHAAFASCLTQIYNSSLREAGCADPASTGQPVLQATAWDDAFKPLKNEATGTCVDVPASVTRNNTQIGGWDCHGGRNQGWWYDSGTKTIRTELSHDRCLDVPGADYKAGATLILWNCSGAANQQFVKQSGTIRPAASTGLCLTLAAAKDPLKLQNCDGGANQRFA, via the coding sequence ATGAGGCGCACGAAGCACAGACTCCGCTGTACGGTCGCGGCCGCCGCGGCCATGGCGGCGGCACTCGGCGGTATGGCCGCCGCCGCGGGACCGGCCGGCGCGGCGGACCGGTCCGCTACCACCACTACCGCATCCACCCCCCTGTCGCCCGAGCTGGAGACCATCCGCGCCGCCGAAGCCACCCGGCTGTACGGCGACCCGGCCGAGCGCCCGCTCGCCGACCGCAAGACGGGACTGATCTCGCTCGGCGACAGCGAGATCTCCGGCGAGGGCGTCGGCACGTACGAGGCGGGCACCAACGGCCCCGACAACTGGTGCCACCGCTCGCCCGACTCCGCCATCCACCGCACCGGAATCCCGGCCGACGTCACGTACAACGTCTCCTGCTCCGGCGCGTATACCGGCAACATCGTGATCGGCGGATCGAAGCAGTACGCCGACGAACTCGTGCAGAGCGACAACCTCGCCATCAAGGCCCGCAACACCCGCATCAAGATGATCGTGCTGGTCGCGGGCGCCAATGACGACCTCCAGTTCGGCCCGGTCATGACGGACTGCGTCACGCGCTGGGTGCTCTCCCAGGGCACCTGCCAGCCGAAGTACGAGGGCGGCTGGCAGGCGCGCGTCGACGGACTCGTCCCCAAGGTCGAGAAGACGGTGCGCGATCTGAGGACCGTCATGTCCGACGCCGGCTACGGCAACGGCGACTACAAGCTCGTCGTCATGGGCTACCCGAGCCCGATCGGCCCGGACTTCTACGACAACCCGAACTTCCCCGGCAAGCTTCCCGGCGGCTGCGCCGGATACGACTCCGACGCCGCCTGGGGCCGTAACGTCGCGGTGCCCGCCTTCGAACGCGGCATGCGCAAGGCCGCCGCCGACACCGGGGCCGTCTACCTCGACAACTCCCGGCTCTTCCACGGTCACGAGGTCTGCAGCGACGACACCTGGGCCCGCGGCCTCTACATCGACCTGTCGAACTTCCCGCCGGACTCCAACTCCGTCCGGCAGTCCTTCCACCCGAACGCGCGCGGCCACGCCGCCTTCGCCTCCTGCCTCACCCAGATCTACAACTCCTCCCTGCGCGAGGCGGGCTGCGCCGACCCGGCCAGCACCGGACAGCCGGTGCTCCAGGCCACGGCATGGGACGACGCCTTCAAGCCCCTGAAGAACGAGGCCACGGGCACCTGCGTGGACGTTCCCGCCTCGGTGACCCGCAACAACACACAGATCGGCGGCTGGGACTGCCACGGCGGCCGCAACCAGGGCTGGTGGTACGACTCCGGCACGAAGACCATCCGTACGGAACTGAGTCACGACCGGTGCCTGGACGTGCCGGGCGCGGACTACAAGGCGGGCGCCACGCTCATCCTGTGGAACTGCTCGGGTGCGGCCAACCAGCAGTTCGTCAAGCAGTCGGGCACGATACGCCCGGCGGCCTCGACCGGACTGTGTCTGACGCTCGCGGCGGCCAAGGACCCGCTCAAGCTGCAGAACTGCGACGGCGGCGCGAACCAGCGATTCGCGTAA